A region of the Streptococcus oralis Uo5 genome:
AAAAAATTAACAAAGGATAACATCCTTAAAGGCTATGGAGGATAATATGGCTGATAAAAAAACAGTAACACCAGAGGAAAAACAACTTGCTGCTGAAAAGCATGTCGATGGTCTCGTGAAAAAAGCCTTGGTTGCGCTTGATGAAATGCGCAAGCTGAACCAAGAGCAAGTTGACTACATCGTGGCAAAAGCTTCGGTTGCAGCACTTGACGCGCACGGTATCCTTGCGCAACATGCAGTTGAAGAAACTGGTCGTGGGGTATTTGAAGACAAGGCGACAAAAAACCTATTTGCCTGCGAACACGTAGTGAACAATATGCGTGGAGTTAAAACAGTTGGAGTTATTGAAGATGATCCAATTACAGGTTTGACAAAGATTGCGGAACCTGTAGGGGTAATCTGTGGTGTCACTCCGACAACAAACCCAACTTCAACAGCGATTTTCAAATCACTCATTGCTTTGAAAACACGTAACCCAATCGTTTTTGCCTTCCACCCATCTGCTCAAGAATCATCAGCTCACGCAGCACAAATCGTTCGCGATGCAGCGATTGCAGCTGGCGCACCTGAGAACTGTGTGCAATGGATTACAAAGCCATCTATGGAAGCAACTGGAGCGCTAATGAACCACGAAGGTGTTGCAACTATTCTTGCAACTGGTGGGAATGCCATGGTTAAAGCTGCATACTCATGTGGAAAACCAGCTCTTGGGGTAGGTGCCGGAAACGTTCCTGCCTATGTAGAAAAATCTGCTGACCTTCGTCAAGCTGCTCATGACATCGTTATGTCTAAATCATTTGATAATGGGATGGTCTGTGCATCAGAACAAGCCGTTATCATTGATAAAGAAGTGTATGACGAATTTGTAGAAGAATTCAAATCATATCACACTTACTTTGTAAACAAAAAAGAAAAAGCCCTTCTTGAAGAATTCTGTTTCGGTGTGAAAGCTAACAGCAAAAATTGTGCAGGTGCTAAACTAAATGCAAACATCGTTGGTAAACCAGCAGCATGGATTGCTGAACAAGCAGGATTCAGCGTTCCAGAAGGAACAAATATCTTGGCTGCAGAATGTGCAGAAGTAGGACCAAAAGAACCATTGACTCGTGAGAAATTGTCACCAGTTATTGCTGTCCTAAAAGCTGAAGACACAGAAGATGGTCTTACAAAAGCTCGTCAAATGGTTGAGTTTAACGGACTTGGTCACTCAGCAGCTATCCATACAAAAGACGAAGAGCTTGCTAAACGCTTTGGTACAGAAATCAAAGCTATGCGTATTATCTGGAACTCTCCATCTACTTTCGGTGGTATTGGTGACGTTTACAATGCCTTCATCCCATCATTAACACTTGGATGTGGTTCATACGGACGCAACTCAGTTGGTGATAACGTGAGCGCTATTAACCTTCTAAACATCAAGAAAGTAGGGAAACGTAGAAATAATATGCAATGGTTTAAAGTTCCTTCAAAAATTTACTTCGAACGCAACTCTATCCAATACCTTCAAACATGTGAAGATATTGAGCGCGTTCTGATTGTTACAGACAAATCTATCGAAAAACTTGGCTTTGTTCAACGTGTTATTGATCAATTGAACGCACGTAGCAACCGTGTAACTATTCAAGTCTTCTCAGATGTTGAACCAGATCCAGACATCACAACTGTAGAACGTGGTGCTGAAGTGATGAAAGCATTTGAACCAGATACAATTATCGCTCTTGGTGGTGGTTCTCCAATGGACGCTGCGAAAGTGATGTGGCTCTTCTACGAACAACCAGAAATCGACTTCCGTGACTTGGTTCAAAAATTCATGGATATCCGTAAACGTGCCTTCCGCTTCCCATCACTTGGTAAGAAAGCGAAGTACATCGGTATCCCAACAACTTCAGGTACAGGTTCAGAAGTAACACCATTTGCCGTTATCTCTGACAAGAAAAACAACCGCAAATATCCATTGGCTGACTACTCATTGACACCAACTATTGCCATTGTTGACCCTGCTTTGGTTGAATCAGTTCCAGACTTCATCGCTGCTGATACAGGTATGGACGTCTTGACTCACGCGACTGAAGCCTACACTTCAAACTTCGCGAACGACTACACAGACGGTATTGCGCTTCAAACAATCAAACTTGTCTTTGAATGGTTGGAAAAATCAGTTAAGACAGCTGACCCAGAAGCTCGTGAGAAAATGCACAATGCGTCTACAATGGCTGGTATGGCCTTCGCCAATGCCTTCCTTGGTATGAGCCACTCAATGGCCCACAAGATCGGTGGTGTTCACCACACTGTTCACGGACGTACAAACGCAATCTTGCTTCCATACGTTATCCGTTACAACGGAACTCGTCCATCTAAGACGACTACATGGCCTAAATACAACTACTGGAAAGCTGATGAGAAATTCCAAGACATCGCGAAAATGCTTGGCTTGCCTCACTCAACTCCAGAAGAAGCAGTTGAAGCATACGCTAAAGCTGTTTACGAACTTGGTGTTGCAGTAGGTATCAAGATGAACTTCAAGGATCAAGGAATTGATGAAAAAGCTTGGAAAGACAGCTTGCATGAAATTGCCTTGCTTGCTTATGAAGATCAATGTTCACCTGCTAACCCACGCTTGCCAATGGTAGCTGACATGGAAGAAATCATGGCAGATGCTTACTATGGTTATGCAGAACGACCAGGACGTCGTAAATAATCGTTTATCAGCCTAGAGACAGGAGTTATCCTGTCTCTTTTTTTGTAAACTCTTAAAGAGTTGAAATTGGGGTTTCACCTTGATAATGAAGAGAATATGCAGATATTATAAAAGATTCTAGAGATATGCTTTGGAAATAAAAGAATGGATGAATAAAAAGGGGGAAGAAAAAGTAGAAAAGCAGGAGAGAAAATCAACGCCCGTACTTGCAATTAAACTCAAATAGTTATATAATAGGTTTGTTGAAAGGTGATTTGTAGTGATTCAAGTTACTCTTTTCACAATAAAATTTTCATGATTTTCATAAGGAGGAAATCACTAATGGTAGTTAAAGTTGGTATTAACGGTTTCGGACGTATCGGTCGTCTTGCTTTCCGCCGTATCCAAAACGTAGAAGGTGTTGAAGTTACTCGCATCAACGACCTTACAGATCCAGTTATGCTTGCACACTTGTTGAAATACGACACAACTCAAGGTCGTTTCGACGGTACTGTAGAAGTTAAAGAAGGTGGATTCGAAGTTAACGGTAAATTCGTTAAAGTTTCTGCTGAACGTGATCCAGAACAAATCGACTGGGCTACTGACGGTGTAGAAATCGTTCTTGAAGCAACTGGTTTCTTTGCTAAGAAAGATGCAGCTGAAAAACACCTTAAAGGTGGAGCTAAGAAAGTTGTTATCACTGCTCCTGGTGGAAACGATGTTAAAACAATCGTATTCAACACTAACCACGACGTTCTTGACGGTACTGAAACAGTTATCTCAGGTGCTTCATGTACTACAAACTGCTTGGCTCCAATGGCTAAAGCTCTTCAAGACAACTTCGGTGTTGTAGAAGGATTGATGACTACTATCCACGCTTACACTGGTGACCAAATGATCCTTGACGGACCACACCGTGGTGGTGACCTTCGCCGTGCTCGCGCTGGTGCTGCAAACATCGTTCCTAACTCAACTGGTGCTGCTAAAGCTATCGGTCTTGTAATCCCAGAATTGAACGGTAAACTTGACGGATCTGCACAACGTGTTCCAACTCCAACTGGATCAGTTACTGAATTGGTAGCAGTTCTTGAAAAGAACGTTACTGTTGATGAAGTAAACGCAGCTATGAAAGCAGCTTCAAACGAATCATACGGTTACACAGAAGATCCAATCGTATCTTCAGATATCGTAGGTATGTCTTACGGTTCATTGTTTGACGCAACTCAAACTAAAGTTCTTGACGTTGACGGTAAACAATTGGTTAAAGTTGTATCATGGTACGACAACGAAATGTCATACACTGCACAACTTGTACGTACTCTTGAATACTTTGCAAAAATCGCTAAATAATTCTTGAGTTGATAAAAGCAAGGCCTTCTGGTCTTGCTTTTTTGTATAGAAAAATGGATGATAGTGTCATCCATTTTGTTTTAATTTTGTTTCGAAAGTATCCGAGAGGGCAGTGAAACTCAATTGTTCTAAGGTGAGTGGATGAGTAAAGGAAAGTCGAAAGGCATGAAGCATGAGCCTGCTTACTTTTGAACTAGAGTTATAGAGAGGATCGCCCAGAATAGGGTGGTTATGATGAGAGAGGTGAATACGGATTTGATGTGTTCGACCGGTCTTTAGTTTACAACGGACAAGGGTAGTCTGATTTGGGAATTGCTTTAATCTGCTTACATGTGTTTCAGCATATTGTCCATGTTTTGCATCAACTATTCTTTTTCTACGATCGTGTCGATCACGACCAATTTTATCTCGAAAGACAAGTTCTTTACTCTCTACTCGCCCTTCTATAAGTGCCCAGTACTCACGAGCGATTTCCTTTTTTTCCAACAAACGATTGAGGATGGGTAAGATAAAAGGATTTTTAGCAAAAAGCACTAAACCGCTTGTTTCCATATCCAGGCGATGAACGACATAGCAGGTTTGACCAACGTAGGCAGAGACATGGTTGAGAAGGGCAATTTCACCAGGTTGATTTCCGTGAGTTTTCATGCCTTCGGGCTTGTTGACGATAATGAGATGTTGGTCTTGGTAAATCTCTTGAACGAGGTCTGGATTGCCCCAAAGGATTTCTTTTTTGGGATAATCTTCCTCGTCAAAAGTCAACTGACAAATATCCCCTGGCTTGACCATCTCGTTCCAGTGAACTTGTTTGTGGTTCATTAAGATGTTCTTCTTTATTCTCAAAAAATGGCGGATTTTTCTAGGGATGAGGAGTTGTTCCTCTAGAAATTGTTTGACCGTCATTTGAGGCAAGGATTCGGGTAATGTAAATGTGAATTGCATACAGATATTGTAACAAAAAAAGCCCTATTTGGATAGGGAGTAGCTAAATTCTTGAGTTCCTATGGTGAAGATGATAAAATAAACGCATGAAATTAGATAAATTATTTGAGAAGTTTCTTTCTCTCTTTAAAAAAGAAACGAATGAATCAGCAGAGTCTGATTCGACTAGCATGCGTCGTTCACGGAGCGATAGAAAAAAATTAGGCCATGTAGGTCCGATTCGGAAATTCTGGCGTCGTTATCATCTGACAAAAATCGTCATCATTTTAGGGTTAAGTGCAGGTTTGATAGTAGGAACCTACCTATTTGCGATAGCCAAGTCTACCAATGTCAATGATTTGCAAAATGCCTTGAAAACGCGAACTCTGATTTTTGATCGCGAAGAAAAAGAGGCAGGAGCCCTGTCGGGTCAAAAGGGAACCTATGTTGAACTGACAGATATCAGTAAAGACTTGCAAAATGCTGTCGTCGCGACAGAGGACCGTTCCTTCTATAAAAATGATGGAATTAACTACGGTCGTTTCTTTCTAGCTATCCTTACAGCAGGTCGTTCTGGAGGGGGATCCACCATCACTCAACAGTTGGCAAAAAATGCTTATCTTTCTCAGGATCAGACCGTTGAACGGAAGGCCAAGGAGTTTTTCCTTGCCTTAGAGTTGACCAAGAAATACAGCAAGGAGCAAATCCTTACTATGTACCTCAATAACGCCTACTTTGGAAATGGGGTATGGGGTGTTGAAGATGCAAGTAAGAAATATTTCGGTGTATCGGCTTCACAACTAACGCTTGATCAGGCGGCCACTCTAGCAGGGATGCTCAAGGGACCAGAATTGTATAATCCATTAAATTCTGTTGAAACTTCGACCAACCGTAGGGATACTGTTTTGCAAAATATGGTTGCAGCGGGCTATATTGATAAAAAGCAAGAGACCGAAGCGGCTGGAGTAGATATGGCTTCTCAACTGCAAGATAAGTATGAAGGCAAAGTTTCGGATTATCGTTACCCGTCCTATTTTGATGCAGTTGTCAACGAAGCGGTTTCCAAGTACAATATCACAGAAGAAGAGATTGTTAACAACGGCTATCGAATCTACACAGAGCTTGACCAAAACTACCAAGCAAACATGCAGGTTATTTATGAAAACACTGCGCTATTTCCAATAGCAGAAGACGGAACGCATGCCGAATCAGGTAGTGTTGCTCTAGAACCCAAGACTGGTGGAGTGCGTGGAGTTGTTGGTCGTGTAGCTGGTGATGACAAACCAGGCTTTCGCAATTTCAACTATGCCACTCAGTCTAAGCGTAGCCCAGGCTCAACCATTAAACCTTTAGTCGTTTATACACCCGCAGTAGAAGCAGGGTGGGCCTTGAACAAGCAACTGGATAATCATACGATGCAGTACAACAGTTATCAAGTAGATAACTATGCAGGTATTAAGACATCTCCAGAAGTACCTATGTATCAGGCTTTGGCGGAATCACTCAACCTACCAGCTGTTGCGACAGTAAATGAATTAGGTATTGACAAAGCTTTTGACGCTGGGGAGAGATTTGGCCTAAATATGGAAAAAGTTGACCGAGTTCTTGGAGTTGCTCTTGGTGGAGGTGTGGAGACGAATCCTCTCCAGATGGCGCAAGCCTATGCAGCCTTTGCCAATGGAGGTCTAATGCCTGAAGCACATTTCATCACTCGTATTGAAAATGCCAGCGGTCAGGTCATCAAGAGTCATAAAAATTCTCAAAAACGAGTGATTGATAAGTCTGTAGCTGATAAAATGACCAGCATGATGCTAGGAACATTTACCAATGGTACAGGAATTAGTTCGTCACCAGCAGATTATGTTATGGCTGGTAAAACAGGTACGACTGAAGCTGTTTTCAACCCAGAATATACCAGTGACCAGTGGGTGATCGGCTATACTCCAGATGTGGTCATCAGCCACTGGCTCGGCTTCCCAACAACAGATGAGAACCATTATCTAGCAGGTTCGACCTCAAATGGAGCAGCCCATGTCTTTAGAAGTATGGCTAATACCATTTTGCCTTACACTCCAGGTAGCACTTTTACAGTTGAGAATGCTTATAAACAAAATGGGATTGAACCAGAAAATACGAAAAAGCAGGTTGTTGAAAATGAGACAAACCAGTCTGAGGACCCGATAGGAGATATTCGTAGTCGTGCACAAAATCTTGTAGATGAAGCAGGCCGTGCGATTTCAGAAGCTAAGATAAAAGAAAAAGCCCAGACAATATGGGACTCAATCCTTAATCTATTTCGTTAAGAGGCTTGTCAAAGCCTAGGTTTCTTGTTATAATAGATAAGATGGAGGCGTTATGGCACTAAAAAAAGCAAGCCTAGCTTGTGCAGTTTGTGGTTCAAGGAATTACTCAATCAAAA
Encoded here:
- the adhE gene encoding bifunctional acetaldehyde-CoA/alcohol dehydrogenase, which translates into the protein MADKKTVTPEEKQLAAEKHVDGLVKKALVALDEMRKLNQEQVDYIVAKASVAALDAHGILAQHAVEETGRGVFEDKATKNLFACEHVVNNMRGVKTVGVIEDDPITGLTKIAEPVGVICGVTPTTNPTSTAIFKSLIALKTRNPIVFAFHPSAQESSAHAAQIVRDAAIAAGAPENCVQWITKPSMEATGALMNHEGVATILATGGNAMVKAAYSCGKPALGVGAGNVPAYVEKSADLRQAAHDIVMSKSFDNGMVCASEQAVIIDKEVYDEFVEEFKSYHTYFVNKKEKALLEEFCFGVKANSKNCAGAKLNANIVGKPAAWIAEQAGFSVPEGTNILAAECAEVGPKEPLTREKLSPVIAVLKAEDTEDGLTKARQMVEFNGLGHSAAIHTKDEELAKRFGTEIKAMRIIWNSPSTFGGIGDVYNAFIPSLTLGCGSYGRNSVGDNVSAINLLNIKKVGKRRNNMQWFKVPSKIYFERNSIQYLQTCEDIERVLIVTDKSIEKLGFVQRVIDQLNARSNRVTIQVFSDVEPDPDITTVERGAEVMKAFEPDTIIALGGGSPMDAAKVMWLFYEQPEIDFRDLVQKFMDIRKRAFRFPSLGKKAKYIGIPTTSGTGSEVTPFAVISDKKNNRKYPLADYSLTPTIAIVDPALVESVPDFIAADTGMDVLTHATEAYTSNFANDYTDGIALQTIKLVFEWLEKSVKTADPEAREKMHNASTMAGMAFANAFLGMSHSMAHKIGGVHHTVHGRTNAILLPYVIRYNGTRPSKTTTWPKYNYWKADEKFQDIAKMLGLPHSTPEEAVEAYAKAVYELGVAVGIKMNFKDQGIDEKAWKDSLHEIALLAYEDQCSPANPRLPMVADMEEIMADAYYGYAERPGRRK
- the gap gene encoding type I glyceraldehyde-3-phosphate dehydrogenase → MVVKVGINGFGRIGRLAFRRIQNVEGVEVTRINDLTDPVMLAHLLKYDTTQGRFDGTVEVKEGGFEVNGKFVKVSAERDPEQIDWATDGVEIVLEATGFFAKKDAAEKHLKGGAKKVVITAPGGNDVKTIVFNTNHDVLDGTETVISGASCTTNCLAPMAKALQDNFGVVEGLMTTIHAYTGDQMILDGPHRGGDLRRARAGAANIVPNSTGAAKAIGLVIPELNGKLDGSAQRVPTPTGSVTELVAVLEKNVTVDEVNAAMKAASNESYGYTEDPIVSSDIVGMSYGSLFDATQTKVLDVDGKQLVKVVSWYDNEMSYTAQLVRTLEYFAKIAK
- a CDS encoding RluA family pseudouridine synthase → MQFTFTLPESLPQMTVKQFLEEQLLIPRKIRHFLRIKKNILMNHKQVHWNEMVKPGDICQLTFDEEDYPKKEILWGNPDLVQEIYQDQHLIIVNKPEGMKTHGNQPGEIALLNHVSAYVGQTCYVVHRLDMETSGLVLFAKNPFILPILNRLLEKKEIAREYWALIEGRVESKELVFRDKIGRDRHDRRKRIVDAKHGQYAETHVSRLKQFPNQTTLVRCKLKTGRTHQIRIHLSHHNHPILGDPLYNSSSKVSRLMLHAFRLSFTHPLTLEQLSFTALSDTFETKLKQNG
- the pbp2a gene encoding penicillin-binding protein PBP2A, coding for MKLDKLFEKFLSLFKKETNESAESDSTSMRRSRSDRKKLGHVGPIRKFWRRYHLTKIVIILGLSAGLIVGTYLFAIAKSTNVNDLQNALKTRTLIFDREEKEAGALSGQKGTYVELTDISKDLQNAVVATEDRSFYKNDGINYGRFFLAILTAGRSGGGSTITQQLAKNAYLSQDQTVERKAKEFFLALELTKKYSKEQILTMYLNNAYFGNGVWGVEDASKKYFGVSASQLTLDQAATLAGMLKGPELYNPLNSVETSTNRRDTVLQNMVAAGYIDKKQETEAAGVDMASQLQDKYEGKVSDYRYPSYFDAVVNEAVSKYNITEEEIVNNGYRIYTELDQNYQANMQVIYENTALFPIAEDGTHAESGSVALEPKTGGVRGVVGRVAGDDKPGFRNFNYATQSKRSPGSTIKPLVVYTPAVEAGWALNKQLDNHTMQYNSYQVDNYAGIKTSPEVPMYQALAESLNLPAVATVNELGIDKAFDAGERFGLNMEKVDRVLGVALGGGVETNPLQMAQAYAAFANGGLMPEAHFITRIENASGQVIKSHKNSQKRVIDKSVADKMTSMMLGTFTNGTGISSSPADYVMAGKTGTTEAVFNPEYTSDQWVIGYTPDVVISHWLGFPTTDENHYLAGSTSNGAAHVFRSMANTILPYTPGSTFTVENAYKQNGIEPENTKKQVVENETNQSEDPIGDIRSRAQNLVDEAGRAISEAKIKEKAQTIWDSILNLFR